From the genome of Phycodurus eques isolate BA_2022a chromosome 22, UOR_Pequ_1.1, whole genome shotgun sequence, one region includes:
- the LOC133397300 gene encoding cAMP-regulated D2 protein: MGSWRCLPLLCALCLVPTTGEATKSDDEVNLVSFLRGIYTGLLVRDDPFVLNTDFGINSLALEKPEVLSFAEENGNNGEPVKDNNGTAGPVVLTKNGPVEGITADKAQVFYGIPYADPPVGSYRWKPPRPVSPWKGVYDATFPRAPCMQACRGPIAAECPQHASEDCLYLNIFVPRDVNFSSPPRSPLPVMVWIHGGDFIAGSASKPLYDGRFMSNFTRSIVVSLEYRLGAFGFLVSGKDPETSAVGNYGILDQQAALLWVQRNVATFGGDSGKVTLFGESAGAQSVSLHLMIQSSKPLFKQAVLQSLPFSIPLKTRHDALKLGKDFAKKTNCSVADIVCLLSLAPRAVLEAQMKTSSKLVNPFRFLEVFETWGPFIDGELIKDQAVTAFQKGHWHKEKPVLLGTTSEEGVIFAYGVFNKPVSAVQSIMYVTAIFKQHSLRILHKYLPLYRDSDRRDMLAQIITDFVFLCPSRRSARVGTEAGCKAWMYVFDHVTSDARVWSGLTFCYRHVCHGAELPFVFDSAPAANFTMTPAEKVLSNRMLCYWGAFAHTGDPSSRVSQTTFCREQRLPVWPRYSDTSGWLVMNLTVHSHAQMGTRSHVCDFWDHLGIY, translated from the exons ATGGGGAGCTGGAGGTGTTTGCCGCTGTTGTGCGCACTTTGTTTGGTGCCAACCACCGGAGAGGCAACGAAAAGTGACGACGAGGTCAACCTTGTCAGCTTCTTGAGAGGGATCTACACCGGACTCTTGGTGAGGGATGACCCCTTCGTTCTCAACACAGACTTTGGGATAAACTCCCTCGCTTTGGAAAAGCCGGAGGTCCTCTCGTTCGCAGAAGAAAACGGAAACAACGGCGAACCGGTCAAGGACAACAATGGGACGGCTGGACCTGTGGTGTTGACCAAAAACGGGCCAGTCGAGGGGATTACAGCAGATAAGGCCCAGGTATTCTATGGGATACCATATGCGGACCCCCCGGTTGGATCTTACCGCTGGAAGCCGCCCAGACCTgtgagtccttggaagggggtTTACGACGCCACCTTCCCCAGGGCGCCATGTATGCAGGCCTGCAGAGGACCTATCGCTGCAGAATGTCCACAACAT GCCAGCGAGGACTGTCTTTATCTCAACATCTTCGTCCCCCGCGACGTGAACTTCAGCTCCCCGCCGCGCAGTCCACTTCCCGTGATGGTGTGGATCCACGGTGGGGATTTCATCGCCGGTTCGGCGTCCAAGCCGCTGTACGACGGCCGCTTCATGAGCAACTTCACCCGCTCCATTGTCGTAAGCCTGGAGTACAGACTGG GTGCGTTCGGGTTCCTGGTGTCAGGCAAAGACCCCGAGACGTCAGCTGTGGGAAATTACGGCATTCTGGACCAGCAGGCGGCGCTCCTTTGGGTCCAGCGGAACGTTGCCACGTTTGGAGGTGACTCCGGCAAG GTAACGCTATTCGGAGAGAGTGCCGGTGCTCAGTCTGTGAGTCTTCACCTGATGATCCAAAGCAGCAAGCCTCTGTTCAAACAGGCGGTTCTGCAGAGTCTTCCCTTTTCCATCCCTCTCAAGACCAG ACACGACGCCCTGAAGCTCGGGAAGGACTTTGCAAAAAAGACCAATTGTTCCGTCGCCGACATCGTCTGCCTGCTGTCGCTGGCGCCACGCGCCGTCCTGGAAGCGCAGATGAAAACAA GTTCCAAGCTCGTGAACCCGTTCAGGTTCCTGGAGGTGTTCGAGACGTGGGGTCCCTTCATCGATGGCGAGCTCATCAAGGACCAGGCGGTCACCGCCTTCCAGAAAGGCCACTGGCATAAGGAGAAACCGGTGCTGCTGG GCACAACCTCAGAAGAAGGCGTGATCTTTGCGTACGGCGTCTTTAACAAGCCCGTGTCGGCGGTGCAGTCCATCATGTACGTTACGGCCATCTTCAAACAGCACAGCCTGCGGATCCTGCACAAGTACCTGCCTCTCTACAGAGACTCTGACCGAAGAGATATGCTGGCTCAG ATCATCACAGACTTTGTCTTCCTGTGTCCATCGCGAAGGTCGGCGCGTGTAGGCACAGAAGCAGGCTGCAAAGCGTGGATGTACGTATTCGACCACGTGACCTCGGACGCCCGCGTCTGGTCCGGTCTGACCTTCTGCTACCGGCACGTCTGCCACGGCGCCGAGTTGCCGTTCGTCTTCGACTCGGCCCCCGCGGCCAACTTCACGATGACGCCGGCCGAGAAGGTGCTGTCCAATCGGATGCTGTGTTACTGGGGCGCCTTCGCCCACACGGGTGACCCGTCCTCACGGGTCAGTCAGACAACCTTCTGCCGGGAGCAACGTCTGCCCGTGTGGCCTCGCTATTCTGACACCAGCGGGTGGCTGGTCATGAACCTGACGGTGCACTCGCATGCACAAATGGGGACCAGGAGCCATGTGTGTGACTTCTGGGACCATCTGGGTATCTACTAG
- the krr1 gene encoding KRR1 small subunit processome component homolog, with amino-acid sequence MASRNAKDGVNEARAVNKLKNDKKQTDEADLLTVPDGWKEEPFTKDDNPRGMLDESSFATLFPKYRESYLKDCWPLVEKALGETYIKASLDLIEGSMTVCTTRKTFDPYAIIRARDLIKLLARSVPFEHAVRILQDDVACDIIKVGTLVRNTERFVKRRQRLIGPKGSTLKALELLTNCYVMVQGNTVSALGPYNGLKEVRKVVTDTMKNIHPIYNIKTLMIKRELSKDPELRLQNWERFLPKFRHKNLAKRKEPKKKSVKKEYTPFPPQQPDSQIDKELATGEFFLRESVKKRKRMEEIKVKQAEALTKKQEQRNKAFIPPKEKPLLKKTKAPVESKLDIDAIKEKVKKAKTKKLGAPPVNPAPPAACTTNKKKKTKSKS; translated from the exons ATGGCGTCTCGAAATGCAAAGGACGGCGTGAATGAAGCGCGAGCTGTGAATAAGTTAAAAAAcgacaaaaaacaaa CGGATGAAGCCGATCTCCTGACTGTCCCCGACGGCTGGAAAGAGGAGCCCTTTACCAAAGACGACAACCCGCGCGGTATGTTGGACGAGAGCAGCTTCGCCACCCTATTCCCAAAATACCGAGAGTCCTACCTGAAAGATTGCTGGCCGCTGGTGGAGAAGGCTTTGGGAGAAACT taTATAAAAGCCTCCCTGGACCTGATTGAGGGCAGCATGACTGTCTGCACCACAAGGAAAACCTTTGACCCGTACGCCATCATCAGAGCCAGGGATCTCATCAAGTTGCTTGCCAGGAGCGTTCCATTTGAACAT GCCGTACGGATATTACAAGACGACGTGGCGTGTGACATCATCAAAGTAGGGACCCTGGTGAGGAACACAGAGCGATTTGTGAAGCGAAGACAGCGTCTTATCGGCCCGAAAGGTTCCACCTTAAAA GCTTTGGAACTGCTGACCAACTGCTACGTGATGGTTCAGGGCAACACTGTGTCCGCCCTGGGACCCTACAACGGCCTGAAGGAG GTGCGCAAGGTTGTCACGGACACGATGAAAAACATCCACCCCATCTACAACATCAAG ACGCTGATGATCAAACGGGAACTGTCCAAAGACCCCGAGCTCCGCTTGCAGAACTGGGAGCGCTTCCTGCCCAAGTTCCGACACAAGAATCTGGCCAAGCGCAAGGAGCCCAAGAAGAAGAGCGTGAAGAAAGAGTACACTCCCTTCCCGCCACAACAGCCAGACAGCCAG ATTGACAAGGAACTGGCCACGGGTGAATTCTTCCTGCGAGAAAGCGTtaaaaagaggaagaggatggaAGAGATAAAG GTGAAGCAAGCCGAGGCGCTGACCAAGAAGCAGGAGCAGAGGAACAAAGCTTTTATTCCTCCTAAAGAGAAACCCTTACTGAAGAAGACGAAAG CTCCTGTGGAAAGCAAGCTGGACATTGACGCCATTAAGGAGAAAGTAAAAAAGGCCAAAACCAAGAAGCTGGGAGCCCCTCCAGTGAACCCAGCGCCTCCCGCCGCCTGcaccacaaacaaaaagaaaaaaactaagagCAAAAGCTGA
- the LOC133397498 gene encoding mesencephalic astrocyte-derived neurotrophic factor-like, translated as MSYSDVEPCVSRAKGNTLGLGRSAINNSKHRAMSPLLLGTLLLLNGVSCSKAGNCEVCVGFLRGLYGSLSSTRKELTPALVEEELFRACSAARGKEARLCYYLGASSDAATRVTASVSQPLASHVPVEKICQRLSSRDTQICQLKHEPELRDLSSEGLKKMRVVELRNILASWGEECRGCLEKHEFVSLILEKASFQSHKVEL; from the exons ATGTCCT ACAGTGACGTTGAGCCCTGTGTCTCCAGGGCCAAAGGGAACACACTCGGTTTGGGCCGTTCAGCTATTAATAACAGCAAACACCGCGCCATGTCGCCGCTTCTCCTCGGCACTCTGCTGCTTTTAAACGGGGTGTCTTGTTCCAAGGCAGGAAACTGTGAAG TGTGCGTGGGGTTTCTTCGAGGACTTTATGGAAGCTTGTCGTCGACCCGCAAAGAGCTGACTCCTGCTCTGGTGGAGGAAGAACTGTTCCGGGCTTGCTCTGCCGCCCGTGGCAAGGAGGCGAGGCtg TGTTACTACCTAGGAGCCAGCAGTGACGCAGCGACCCGCGTCACTGCATCCGTGTCTCAGCCTCTGGCTTCCCACGTTCCCGTGGAGAAGATTTGCCAGCGCCTAAGCAGCAGGGACACGCAAATATGTCAGCTCAAACATG AGCCTGAGCTGAGGGATTTGAGCAGCGAAGGCTTGAAAAAGATGCGAGTGGTGGAGCTGAGGAATATTTTAGCCTCGTGGGGAGAGGAGTGCCGAGGATGCCTGGAGAAACACGAGTTTGTCAGCCTCATCCTGGAGAAGGCCTCGTTTCAGAGTCATAAAGTGGAACTGTGA
- the hspa14 gene encoding heat shock 70 kDa protein 14 has protein sequence MAAIGVHFGYTCACVAILKDGRADVIANDAGDRVTPAVVAYRDNEQLVGIAAKQGRVRNAANTVDKVKQVLGRSFDDAETQAHKSQTKCQVVNRSGKPYYEITAGEQRKYFSPEDVAKLILHKMKETAQSALGSDVTDAVITVPFEFGHPQKRALREAAEAAGFNVLRLIHEPAAALLAYNIGQDCSAPKSHVLVYKLGGTSLSVTALQVNGGMFRVLNTQTDHSIGGESFTQALAQHLAAEFKRTFRHDVTSNARAMLKLMNGADMAKHSLSTLGSANCFVDSLHDGVDFDCNVSRARFELLCSSLFNKSIQPIRRLLEETKLSSRDINKVILCGGSARIPRLQQMLRDMFPDVELLSSAPPDEVIAVGAALQAGLLAGRDRLVADGESVQVDASASDILVKEVDESGAEAFTVLLPSGLPLPARRNRTLSGGGQLSSLCLEIYQRFASEQPEKLAKIILRDLEPKKEHHNIDTVVTMKRDGSLHVACVEQSTGRSEIINIAAAS, from the exons ATGGCCGCTATCGGCGTTCACTTCGGTTACACGTGCGCTTGTGTGGCGATATTGAAG GACGGTCGGGCTGACGTCATTGCCAACGACGCAGGAGACAGAGTGACTCCAGCTGTGGTCGCCTACAGAGACAATGAGCAG CTTGTGGGCATTGCAGCGAAACAAGGGCGGGTCCGCAACGCCGCCAACACGGTTGACAAGGTCAAGCAAGTGCTGGGCAGAAG CTTTGACGATGCAGAGACGCAAGCTCATAAATCACAGACCAAGTGCCAG GTGGTAAACCGATCAGGGAAGCCATATTACGAGATTACGGCAGGGGAACAACGAAAGTATTTTTCTCCGGAGGACGTTGCCAAACTCATTTTGCACAAGATGAAAG aAACTGCACAGTCAGCTCTGGGCTCCGATGTCACCGATGCCGTCATTACCGTCCCGTTTGAATTTGGGCACCCTCAGAAGCGCGCACTGAG GGAGGCCGCTGAAGCCGCGGGGTTCAATGTCCTCAGGTTGATCCACGAACCCGCCGCTGCTCTTTTAGCCTATAACATCGGACAGGACTGTTCTGCTCCAAAAAG CCACGTTCTGGTATACAAACTGGGCGGCACGTCTCTGAGCGTGACCGCGCTACAGGTGAACGGAGGAATGTTCCGGGTCCTGAACACCCAGACGGACCACAGCATCGGCGGAGAAAGCTTCACGCAGGCCTTGGCCCAGCACCTCGCCGCCGAGTTCAAACG CACTTTTAGACACGACGTGACCAGTAACGCCCGCGCAATGCTAAAGCTGATGAACGGAGCGGACATGGCCAAGCACTCCCTGTCCACGCTGGGATCGGCCAACTGCTTTGTGGACTCCCTGCACGATGGCGTTGACTTTGACTGCAATGTCTCCAG AGCTCGATTTGAGCTGCTCTGCTCCTCCCTCTTCAACAAGAGCATCCAGCCAATCAGACGCCTGCTAGAGGAGACCAAACTCTCCTCTCGTGACATCAACAAG GTGATCCTGTGCGGCGGCTCGGCGCGGATCCCTCGTCTGCAGCAGATGCTGCGCGACATGTTCCCCGATGTGGAGCTGCTGAGCTCGGCGCCTCCCGACGAGGTCATCGCGGTGGGCGCGGCCCTCCAGGCGGGTTTGTTGGCGGGCAGGGACCGCCTCGTCGCCGACGGGGAATCCGTCCAAGTGGATGCGTCTGCCTCGGACATCCTAGTCAAG GAGGTGGACGAATCCGGAGCCGAGGCATTCACAGTGCTCCTTCCGTCCGGCCTGCCGCTTCCCGCCCGCCGAAATCGCACGCTGAGCGGCGGGGGCCAACTCTCCTCCCTCTGCTTGGAGATTTACCAGAGATTTGCCTCTGAGCAGCCAGAGAAGCTCGCCAAG ATTATATTGCGAGACCTGGAGCCCAAAAAGGAGCACCACAACATTGACACAGTGGTCACCATGAAAAG GGACGGCTCCCTCCACGTGGCCTGCGTCGAGCAGAGCACCGGGAGGTCAGAGATCATCAACATAGCGGCCGCAtcctga
- the prl2 gene encoding prolactin 2 — protein sequence MPGKLTSVWLLLAGLTSGGGPVTVTAALVCANGQAGCRVLSLAKLFDRVIQHSARMHSISDDLRSEFEQYFVPSRNHIGRVSRICHTANLLTPDSKENAERIAREELTEVILKLLVAWRDPLWHFHQIAAHRHGAANFSSDKALEMSDMVRELRKGVEKVAHKMQTLGMISNSVSSPSSREDLPPSENGEWRLMKDHELLYCFRRDSDKIQNYLKILKCRIVPEHGC from the exons ATGCCGGGAAAGCTCACATCAG TTTGGCTATTATTGGCCGGTCTTACGTCGGGCGGCGGACCGGTTACGGTGACCGCGGCACTCGTCTGTGCCAACGGCCAGGCCGGGTGCCGCGTCCTCTCGCTGGCCAAACTGTTTGACAGAGTCATCCAGCACTCGGCCAGGATGCACAGCATCTCCGATGACCTTCGCTCTGAATTT GAGCAGTACTTCGTGCCTAGTAGGAATCACATTGGAAGGGTCAGTCGCATCTGTCACACCGCCAACCTCCTCACCCCCGACAGCAAGGAGAACGCGGAGAGAATAGCG CGCGAGGAGCTAACCGAGGTGATCCTGAAGCTCCTGGTGGCGTGGAGGGACCCCCTTTGGCACTTCCACCAGATCGCGGCCCACCGGCACGGCGCGGCTAACTTCAGCTCCGACAAAGCCCTCGAGATGAGCGACATGGTGCGTGAGCTACGCAAAGGCGTGGAGAAAGTGGCCCACAAG ATGCAGACGCTTGGGATGATCAGCAACTCCGTCAGCAGCCCGTCGTCCCGGGAGGATCTCCCGCCCTCGGAAAACGGCGAGTGGCGCCTGATGAAAGACCACGAGCTCCTCTACTGCTTTCGCCGCGACTCGGACAAAATCCAGAACTACCTGAAGATCCTCAAGTGTCGCATCGTACCCGAGCACGGCTGCTGA
- the rint1 gene encoding RAD50-interacting protein 1 translates to MAASAADENTTENVSEESLNPVLTDCPDNASFSDLSDEMRDYVEGFIEKEVGSDVKSLKNVGSLLEKLKEENRILEEQVLTVSSSVPPQVSAALSAAEDASSSLEELLQREKLISTKLQQHLQGAQPWMDALSQKLGQAETIERHTKYLHCLQHIEELSGVVQQCLMTSGVWEAIRAVESMAVTDAGLSQSKCSHLRDFLRETLHFWHKIIKDRLAGDLEKVLTQLHWPIVSPPTQSLTPAANGQELASQLELLVTQLLALQTSDDLISERTSPPSKAESRPVTSPRASPLCLPIQIMLQPLSKRFRYHFYGNRQTNSPGKPEWYLTQVLMWVGYSTTFMEEKIQPILDRANATINARAELCRGLVSLVQEKVAGDASRLLYDDTLFCHLVEEVLQFEKELRRNHSYPAPLPGLLHLLLDDAVLQKWLTVEKKTALEKVDAMLSAEGAWSSQYKDIRDMDELKSPDCAEMFMTLLEVITDRYRELPCPSAQLKFLELQKELVDDFRIRLTQVMKEESRCPLGPRYCAILNAVNYISTILTDWGDNVFFLQLQQAAVSLGDEAAATGGLGVTETGRLASLESSLFDGLLALLDRLRGDMTGRLLDGIMRDVTEKAKAYRRDRWFSHPSQHDMSATSLSSSACPMMLCIRDSLLNLQQVLSLSLFQLAWQGLAERLDSFLYQEVVLSNHFSDGGAAQLQFDMIRNLFPLFGHYCKRPENFFKHVKEACIILCLNVGSAILLRNLIKESSSGEDAGDRTGRDDPSPQSALNELGVYYLAPCDVLILINLRASWPEQ, encoded by the exons ATGGCGGCGTCCGCAGCCGATGAAAACACCACCGAAAATGTGTCAGAAGAGTCTTTAAATCCCGTTTTAACAGACTGTCCTGACAACGCGAGTTTTTCGGACCTTTCCGACGAAATGCGTGACTATGTGGAGGGGTTTATAGAGAAAGAGGTGGGCAGTGACGTCAAATCTCTGAAGAACGTCGGCAGCCTTCTGGAGAAATTAAAAGAGGAGAATAGAATATTGGAAGAGCAG GTATTGACGGTATCCAGCTCAGTACCTCCCCAGGTGTCTGCAGCTCTGTCTGCCGCCGAAGATGCCAGCTCTTCTTTGGAAGAACTTCTGCAAAGGGAGAAACTCATCTCCACAAAACTGCAACAG CACCTGCAGGGCGCCCAGCCTTGGATGGATGCTCTCAGCCAGAAGCTGGGCCAAGCGGAGACAATAGAAAGACACACGAAGTACCTACATTGCCTTCAGCACATTGAAGAGCTCAG CGGCGTCGTCCAGCAGTGTCTGATGACGAGCGGCGTGTGGGAGGCCATCAGGGCCGTGGAGAGCATGGCCGTGACGGACGCCGGCCTGAGCCAGTCCAAATGCTCTCACCTGCGCGACTTCCTCCGAGAAACTCTTCACTTCTGGCACAAGATTATCAAGGATCGACTGGCCGG GGATTTGGAGAAGGTGTTGACCCAGCTCCACTGGCCGATCGTCTCCCCTCCGACCCAGTCCCTCACGCCCGCCGCCAACGGGCAAGAGCTGGCCAGTCAGCTGGAGCTTCTGGTCACACAGCTGCTGGCCCTGCAGACGTC CGACGACCTCATCTCTGAGAGGACGTCGCCTCCCTCCAAAGCCGAAAGTCGGCCAGTTACTTCTCCCCGAGCTTCTCCGCTCTGCCTGCCGATCCAGATCATGCTGCAGCCGCTCAGCAAGAGGTTCCGATATCACTTCTACGGCAATCGACAGACCAACTCCCCCGGCAAG cCAGAGTGGTACCTGACTCAGGTGCTTATGTGGGTAGGGTACAGCACAACCTTCATGGAGGAAAAGATCCAACCTATCCTGGACAGAGCCAATGCCACCATCAATGCCAGG GCGGAGCTGTGTCGGGGCCTTGTGTCTTTAGTCCAGGAGAAGGTGGCGGGCGACGCGTCCCGCCTGCTGTACGACGACACCCTCTTTTGCCACCTGGTGGAGGAGGTGCTGCAGTTCGAGAAGGAGCTGCGGCGCAACCACTCGTACCCGGCGCCTCTGCCCGGCCTGCTCCACCTGCTCCTGGATGACGCCGTCCTGCAGAAGTGGCTGACGGTGGAGAAGAAGA CGGCGCTGGAGAAGGTGGACGCCATGTTGTCGGCAGAGGGAGCGTGGAGCTCTCAATACAAAGACATCCGAGACATGGATGAGCTGAAGTCCCCGGATTGTGCCGAAATGTTCATGACCCTGCTCGAGGTCATCACAG accGCTACCGGGAATTACCTTGTCCATCTGCACAGCTGAAGTTTCTGGAACTGCAGAAAGAGCTGGTAGATGACTTCCGTATACGACTCACGCAG GTGATGAAGGAGGAGTCGCGCTGCCCGCTCGGACCGCGCTATTGCGCCATACTCAACGCCGTCAACTACATTTCCACCATCCTGACGGACTGGGGAGACAACGTG TTTTTCCTGCAGCTGCAGCAGGCGGCCGTGTCCCTGGGCGACGAGGCGGCGGCAACGGGAGGCCTCGGGGTCACGGAGACGGGTCGCCTGGCCTCTCTGGAGAGCTCGCTGTTCGACGGCCTGCTGGCCCTGCTGGATCGACTCCGAGGAGACATGACGGGCCGGCTGCTGGACGGCATCATGAGGGACGTCACGGAAAAAGCCAAAGCGTACCGCCGAGACAG GTGGTTCTCACATCCGTCCCAGCACGACATGTCCGCCACGTCTTTGTCCAGTTCTGCGTGTCCCATGATGCTTTGCATCAGGGACAGTCTGTTGAACCTGCAGCAGGTTTTAAGTCTGTCTCTGTTCCAGCTGGCATGGCAGGGCCTTGCAGAGAGACTGGACAGCTTTCTCTATCAGGAA GTGGTGCTGTCCAATCATTTCAGCGACGGAGGAGCAGCTCAGCTTCAGTTCGACATGATCAGAAATCTTTTCCCTCTTTTTGGTCACTACTGCAAAAGACCTGAAAACTTTTTTAAGCA